Within the Candidatus Zixiibacteriota bacterium genome, the region ATTTGCACAGAAATCAAGACAAAATTAAACCTAAAAGTGGATTTTAAGGTTGTTTTTGTAATGTAATCGCTTGTGGCCGTGAGACAAAAACCAAGAGCGAATTATTTGACTGCATTATTGAATCATTTTTCAGTATAATCCAGTCACATGAGTGAAAAAGAATTAGTTGCGAAGGCTCAGGCGGGCGATTTTCAAGCGTTCGAAGCTCTGATTAACGCCAACAAGGGGAAAATATATGCCCTGGCCCTCAAGATGACAGCGAACCCGCAGGATGCGGAGGATATAGTACAGGAAACGCTGATAAAAGCAATTGACAATATAGAGCAGTTTCGAGGCGAGTCTTCATTCGGCACCTGGCTTTACTCAATCGCGCTCAACCAGTCGCGGGCGCATCTGGCAAAGCAAAAGCAAACGGACCTCAAGCCGATTGAAGATTACCTGCCGACCCGTTCCGCCGATGAAATGCACAACCATGGCGGTCACAAGCTTTTTGACTGGAGAGACCCGCATAAAGTTTTGGAAGATGATGAACTTAGAAAGATGATAGACGAAGCAATAGCCGCTCTTCCGGTTCAATATCGGGAAGCATTCTTGCTCAGATACTATGAAGAGTTGTCGATCAAAGAGATTGCGAAAATCATAAATGAATCGGTGGCTTCGACAAAATCAAGAGTCCTTCGGGCGCGACTTGCCGTCCGCGACCAGTTATCCCGGACTCTGGAGGCACGCTATGGGACGTAAATGTCTGGACTACATAAAAGAGTTGAATGATTACATCGATGGCGACCTGGATCCTGCGCTCTGCGAAGAGATCGAGAAACATATCGGTCACTGCGAGAATTGCCGGATCATGGTAGATACCATGAAGCAATCGGTCAAGCTTTGCCGCGAGGGCCGTCCGGTAGAATTGCCAAAGTCGCTGGAGAGTAAGCTCAACAACCTTCTCAAAGATCGCTGGCAGATAAAGTTCGGGAAGTAGGCTTTAACGGTTACTTCGGCCGCACTATTAATAACAACGCCTGTGTTTATCCATAATCTCTATTAAATTATATTTCCCGCCCGCCTGAAACCAAATCTCTTCCTGCTGCTATACAACAGCTTAGGCGGCCAAGAGGGCGCGTAGAGGAATTTCCGCTATTTTTCTGAATCATTTGGCACCCAGGCCTATCTAAAAGGCTAAAGGCAGAAAAATTCCCTGAAAGGAAAAGAGCAGATGAGGCAGAAGATTACTGATTTTTCGATTAAACGTCCCTGGACTGTAATAGGCATAGCGGTCGTCATTACTGCTTTCTTTGCCACGCAATTTCCCAACATGAAGATTGACACCGATCCCCAGAACATGCTTGAGGCGGATGAACCCACCCGCCTGTTCCACCAGATGACCAAAGAAGATTTCAGTCTTCACGACTTTATAGCCGTTGGCGTGGTCAAGGAAACCGGCGCTTTCACGCCCGACATGCTCAACCGCGTCTACGATATCACCTACGAGATAGAGCAGCTCGACGGCGTCATCGTTGATGACATCATGGCCATCTCGACAGTCGACGATATCAAACAGGGCGCCGGTGGCTCATTAATAATAGAACCGCTTATGTCCGACAAAATCGAAACCGAAGATCAGGCTCAATATATTCTTCAGCGCATCAAAGACAGCCCCATTCTCAAAGGGAAATTGGCCTCCGATGACGGTAAGGCGATAGCCTTGTTCATCCCATTGGAATCCAAGGATGTTTCCCATCAGGTGGCCGGGCAGATCCGCGAGATCACCGACCGGCTGGGCGGCGACGCTACCTATCATATCGCCGGACTGCCGCTGGCTGAAGATTCATTCGGCTCGGAGATGTTCGTCCAGATGGCTTATTCGGCCCCGGCGGCGCTCCTGATTATCTTCCTGTTGCTTCTGATGTTCTTCCGTCAGGTGAAAATCATCCTGGCTCCGATGGTGGTAGCCCTGATGTCGGTGGTCTGGGCGATGGGTCTTTTGATTCTCACCGGAAACACCGTGCATATTATGTCGTCGATGATACCGATATTTTTGATTCCCATATCGGTGCTGAACTCGATTCACATCATATCCGAATTTCACGACCATTACAAACGCTACAAACACAAAGATGCCACAATACGCCATTCCATTAACGAACTGTTTGTGCCCATGCTCTTTACCTCTCTGACTACAGTGGCCGGCTTCATCTCGCTAGCTCTCACTCCGATTCCGCCGGTCCGCGTATTTGGCATCTTTGTGGCGTTTGGTATCGTGGTCGCCTGGTTTTTGTCACTGACAATCAACCCCGCTATCGGCATGCTGATATCGACCAAAGCTCTGCGCAATTTCGGCCAGGCCGATGACGCGCACGGTATTCTGTCAAGAGTCATGCACGCTTTCCGCAATCTCGCCCGTCGCCGCGCCAAGACGATAATCGCTGTTTCCGGAGCGGTTGCCGTTATTGCCGCGGTGGGTCTGTCACTCATCGAGGTCAACGACAACCCGGTCAAGTGGTTCAAAACATCGCACCCGATTCGTCAGGCCGACATGGTCATGAATAACCATCTGGCCGGAACCTACATGAACTATCTTGTCTTTGAAGGCGAAGACGATGACGCCATGAAGCGCCCTGATGTGCTCAATTATATGCAGTCGCTTCAGCGCGACCTCGAGAAAGACCCTATCGTCGGCGGCACCACCGGTCTGACCGACATTGTCAAGAAGGTGCGTTACGAGCTGTTCAGCGCCGACTCATCCAAAGCGGCCATTCCCGACAGTCAGACCGAGGTCGCCCAGATGTTGTTTTTGTTCGAGATGTCGGGCGGCGACCCGGACGATCTATTCAAATTCGTCACCAACGACTATCTGAAGTCCAACCTCTGGGTGCAGTTGCGAAACGGTGACAACCAGTCCGTGCAGCGCGTCGTTGACAGGGCAGACAATTTTATGGCGGCCAACCCGATCCCCGAAGGAGTACAGGTACACTGGGCGGGCCTGCCTTACATAAATATCGAGTGGCAGAAACAGATGGTAACCGGCATGAGGTCATCTCTGCTCAGTTCCTATGTCGTCGTGTTTTTCATGATGATATTTCTGTTCCGTTCGCTCAGATGGGGCATCATCTCCATGCTCCCCTTAAGCATTACTATCATGGCTATCTACGCCTTCATTGGCTACATAGGCAAACCGTACGACATGCCGGTGGCAGTGCTTTCATCGTTAACGCTGGGACTTTCTATCGACTTCGCCATTCACTTCATCCAGCGTATAAGGATGATTTACGCCCGCACCCGCAGCTTCAACGACGCCTACCACGAGATATTCGAGGGGGCGGGACGCGCCATCAGCAGAAACGTAATGGTAATCGCCATTGGTTTCATACCCATGATGTTCTCGACATTGGTTCCATACATCACCGTAGGTTCGTTCTTCCTTGCGATCATGGTGGTTTCCGGGCTGGTGACGATGCTGTTGCTGCCGGCTTTGTCGGTTACTATGAAAAAGTCGCTGTTCCCGGCCCTGGAGAAAGAAGCAAACCATGAGCCGCAGGCTTCTTCGAGCCGGGCCGCGGTTTAAAACGAAAAATGAGTAGAAAAGAAAATAGAAAGAGAAAGGACAAGTGAAATGAGAAAGGCGAGCATTTATCTGGTACTGGCGCTGATGGCGGTTGTGGCCTCAAGCGCATCCGCTTCCGAACAGGACGCGAACGAAATAATGAAAAAATCGCACCTGGCGTATTACTACGCCGGTGACGACGGCATGGCCGATGTCACCATGACCCTTATCGACAAGAAGGGCAAAGAGCGCAACCGCGAGTTCGCCATGCTGCGTCTGGATCTGGAAGAGGGCGGCAATCAGGATTATTACACCTATTTCCGCAAACCGTCCGATGTGTCCCGGCTGACCTTCATGGTCCACAAAACCGCCGGAGGCAACGACCAGCGCTGGATTTATGTACCGGCGGTAGACCTGGTCAAGCCGATTTCCGCGGACGACAAAAACTCCAGCTTCGTCGGCTCGGACTTCTCCTATGAAGACGTCTCCGGCCGTCACTGGAACGAGGACAAACACACTTTTGTCAGAGAAGACCAGCTCGACGGCAAATCGGTGTTTGTCATTGAGTCGGCGCCCAAAGTCGAGTACCAGGGATTCGCCAAAAAGGTCTCCTACATCGACCAGTCCAACTACCTTCCCCTGAAGGAAGAGTACTACGACAACAAGGGTGAGCTGGCACGCGTATTCACCGCCGAGAAGATCGACACCATAAGCGGCATCCCCACCGTCACCATCCGTTCGATGGAGAACGTGAAAAAGGGAAGCAAGACCATCGTCGATTTCTCCAAGATCAGCTATAACGTCGGTATCACCGATGACGTCTTCACCGAGCGCTACCTGAAAACGCCGCCGCGTGAGTACGTGAAGTAAGAGAGCGAAGGTGAGAGTATGAAGAAGATAGCACTTCTGTCGATTGGACTGCTGCTGACAGCAGCGGTCCCTTCGCAGTCCGAAGTAAATATCGACGGCTTCCTGCAGGGATTGTATGGCGGCCGGCTCGATGAAACCAACCCGACCTCGACCGAGCAGACAGCTTCCGAGACACGATTCCAGCTACGGGCCGAGCACTACGGCGATAAAGCCGAGTTCTTCGGCCGGGTGGATTTTGTCTGGGACGGCGCCGATAGTGTCGACTACAAGTGGGAGCTGCGTGAAGGATTCTTGAAATTCCGCGTCGGCTCCGGCTTCGACTTCAAGGTCGGACGGCAGGTGCTGACCTGGGGAACCGGTGACCTGATATTCATCAATGATGTTTTCGCGAAGGATTACCGGTCGTTCTTTATCGGACGCGACGACCAGTATCTCAAGGCTCCGCAGAACGCCCTGCGCGCCGAATATTATCACAACATCGGGTCGTTCTCCCTGATATGGACACCCCGGTTCGAAGCCAACCGACTCCCGACCGGACGTCGCCTGAGCTATTACAACCCGATGGTGCCCGGCATTGTGGGAACCGGTATAGACGACATGTATTATTTTGACCCGCCACTGCCGGAATCCAAATTCGAAAACGGCGAAGTAGCCACCCGCTTCCAGCGACAGATCGGCAATTTCAACTCCGCTCTGTATTTCTACAAAGGATTCTATAAGAATCCGGTCGGGATGGATCTGGTCAACATGACCGCCTACTACCCGAAACTCAATGTCTACGGCGCTTCGATTCGCGGCGCCATCTGGGGCGGTGTACTTTGGTTGGAGGGAGGATACTTTGATTCGCGTGAAGACCAGTGCGGAGAAAAACCTAATATCCCCAACTCTTCAGTCACTGGAATGATAGGTTTCGAGCGCCAGGTCGCTACCAATCTCACTATCAATGGACAGTGGCAAGCCGACTACATGCTCGACTACGACTACTTCGCCGCGCAACAAATGCCCGGAGTGTTTGTTCGCGACGAAGTCCGTCACCTGCTTACCAGCCGCGTTACCAAGAAGTTGAAAATGGAGACTGTTACCCTTTCCGGCTTCGTATTCTATTCCCCCAGCGATGAAGACATGTACCTTCGTCTGTCAACCGAGTACAAGTATACCGATGAGGTTACTCTTATGGCCGGTGCCAACATATTCGACGGCAAACATGAGAATACCGACTTCGGTCAGTTCGCAAAAAACGATAACGTGTACATAAAACTAACTTATGGATTTTAAAAGGGGGCTTAACGCCCCTTTTGGCCTCAGATAAGGAGCTCTGAAATGAGTTTGGAGAATTCAATCAGACTTCTGGCGGGCGCTTTGATAATGGGCTCGCTGGTTCTGTATTATTATGTTTCCCCCTACTGGCTGTTTTTGACGGCTTTCGTGGGCCTGAATCTGTTTCAATCGTCTTTTACCGGCCTGTGCCCGGCCGAAAAGATCATAAAGAGAGTATTCTACACGAAAAAAGCCGCCTGAGGCGGCTTTTTTCGTGTCCTGCGCCGCCCCAAAAAACTCTATACTTTGGCCAAAAATAGTGTATAATTTAATACTGTGTATAAAGTTAACATTGGGTTAAAATTATGCGGGATTTGTGTCGATATAGACTAAGTATGAAGGCTAATCTCCATCTTACAATCAAATCGCCGGGTATCTGCCTGATCCTCTTTGCTCTTGCCCTGATAAATGGCTGCGATAGCTCCGGGTCAGTCCGTACTTTGCCGCCAACCGAGACCTATCGTGTTGATGCGGTGCTGGTCAACGACCTGAACGCTGACCCCATTGCGGGTGATACCTCCCGTGTAGCCGTGCTGACCAAACGCAACGATTCATTATTTTTCACCGCCACGGTTACGTTCGGTAATGATACTCTGCGGATCAGGGAAAACACGTTTGCTTTCGACTCCGTCTATTCTTTCGACTTCGGACCCTCTTCGCTCGTGGAAACCGGCGCCTACACCCTGGGTATGGTGGATTCATCACGCTTCGGCGACACCCTTATAGTCTTTATACCGGATACTTTCAGCGTCGACGCTTACACGCCCGACTCGCTTATACCCAACACCAACGGGCAGGAGATGCAGTTGAGCTGGACTGCCTCGGCCAATTCCGATGGGTACATAATTGCCGTTGTTCTGGAAGACTCGGCATATACCGGTTATGGATACTCGCAGTACGTTACGTCACAGACTACATCGGCCACTATACCTCCGGACGCCTTCCGTCTCCCACCCGACACCGCCGGCGTGGCGCAACTCGATACCGGATGGTACAACATCTACGTGTACGGCTTCAGTGGACGGCCCGACAGCCTTATGTCTTGGCCGATGCTGCCGGTAAGAATTCCGTCTACCCTTTCCGATAACGTTGACGAGGGCGTGCTAACCGGCCGCATTGGCTCGGTGACCGTCACCAGGCGCGTTCGCACTCACGTTGTCAGCCAGTAAATTTCGCGACCATCAATATTCTGTTTTCGTGCGGGGCTCGGCCCCTTTTTTATTGCCCGCTTCTGTCCATTTGTCTAACTTTCCTCCATGTCCGACTACGATGAGCTTATAAAAGCCCTGGGGCGGCTTCAAACCGAACAGGTCAATCGCAACACAATCAACATCGACCGGTTGCCGGCGCTGGAGATTGTGCGGAAAATAAGTGACGAGGACAAGAAAGTTGCTTCAGCCGTTGAGAAGCGTTTAGCCGAAATCGCCGCGGCTGCCGAAATTTTCGCGCAGACAATCGCGGGCGCAGGACGCGTCTTTTATATCGGGGCCGGAACTTCCGGACGGCTCGGTGTTCTCGACGCTGCCGAATGCCCGCCAACCTTCGGGACCGACCCGAAACAGATAATCGGCGTCATCTCGGGTGGGTACGACACTCTCGTACTGTCTAAGGAAGGAGTCGAGGACAGCCGCGAGGCCGCCGTAGCGGACTTGAAAAGCCATAATTTCGCATCACGCGACTTCCTGATAGGATTGGCCGCTTCGCGCAGAACCCCGTACACAGTAGCGGGACTGCAATATGCCAAAGCAGTTGGCGCGAAAACTGCTTTTATAGTGTGCAACACCACCAGCCAGTTATCCGATAGAGAGCCGACACCGGATATTCTCATCGAACTCGAGGTTGGCCCCGAGGTGATCACCGGATCGACAAGGATGAAATCCGGCACGGCCCAGAAAATGACGCTCAACATGATTTCAACCACCGCTATGGTGCTGCTGGGGAAGACTTACGGCAACCTGATGGTTGACCTTCAGGCACGCTCGGAAAAACTGGCGGCGCGGTCACGCAAAATCCTGATGGACCTGTTCGAGATTACGTCGGATCGCGCCGACCAGGTCCTGCGACAGGCTGATGGCTTGGTGAAAGTGGCGGTCGTCATGCTAAAATATGAATGTGATGCCGCTTCGGCTCGCGACAAACTGAACCGAGCAAACGGATTCATATCGAAAATAGAATAATCATCCTAAAGAAATGGGGGTCAAATGAGTACAGCCAACATTACCAGAATGATTATAGCCACGCTGATGGTGTTTCTGCTGACTGCGGCGGGAGCGCTGTGGGCCGACGCTGAGTCAGAGCAAACCACCAGCGCACCGGCGCCCGGGCAGGTAGATTCCATCAAAGACAGCGTCTTCAGCGATATCAACGCCGAGTATCTGACTATAAAGCCGATCTTTGAGAAAAGTTGTTTCGACTGCCACAGCCAGAATACAGAATATCCCTGGTACCACAGTCTACCTCTCATAGGTGGTATGATGGATGATCACATTAAAGAGGGACGAGAACATCTTGACCTCAGCAATGATTTTCCGTTCACGGGTAAAGAGAGTCTGCCGGAACTTCTCGATGACATCAAAAAGGAAATCGCCGAAGAAAAAATGCCACTCTGGAGTTATCGGCTGATGCACTGGGGAACGCTTATTGAAGGTGCACAGCAGGATTCAGTGTTCAGTTGGATCGAGCGGGCCAAAGCCGCGATCAGTCCGTTTTTTGGCGATGAAAAAGCGGCGGAGACCTCTGAATCAAAGCAAGAACATTAGGTCGGTCGCATTGTAGTTTTCGCATTCGACCGAAGGCTCAACTGGTATGAAGCGCACCTGTTGCGACGGAATTTTCGTACCCCGGCGTTCAAACTCGTTCAAATGTACCGACAGGTACAATCACACCTGACTTTATCCTCTTTGCTAATATCACATAAGATATTGTTTATCCATAACTTAAGTTCTCCCGCTCAAAAACGGCACAGAAATTGTTGTGTTAAGGGCAGGCGGCAAAAACCTTAACCTTAATCAACGGACTTTCTGAAATGGTAAACAGCCTGATTGAAACGCCTCCAAGGGACCACTCGCACGGCGAGACGGTTTGGCCTCAAGCAGG harbors:
- a CDS encoding sigma-70 family RNA polymerase sigma factor; protein product: MSEKELVAKAQAGDFQAFEALINANKGKIYALALKMTANPQDAEDIVQETLIKAIDNIEQFRGESSFGTWLYSIALNQSRAHLAKQKQTDLKPIEDYLPTRSADEMHNHGGHKLFDWRDPHKVLEDDELRKMIDEAIAALPVQYREAFLLRYYEELSIKEIAKIINESVASTKSRVLRARLAVRDQLSRTLEARYGT
- a CDS encoding zf-HC2 domain-containing protein, with amino-acid sequence MGRKCLDYIKELNDYIDGDLDPALCEEIEKHIGHCENCRIMVDTMKQSVKLCREGRPVELPKSLESKLNNLLKDRWQIKFGK
- a CDS encoding efflux RND transporter permease subunit is translated as MRQKITDFSIKRPWTVIGIAVVITAFFATQFPNMKIDTDPQNMLEADEPTRLFHQMTKEDFSLHDFIAVGVVKETGAFTPDMLNRVYDITYEIEQLDGVIVDDIMAISTVDDIKQGAGGSLIIEPLMSDKIETEDQAQYILQRIKDSPILKGKLASDDGKAIALFIPLESKDVSHQVAGQIREITDRLGGDATYHIAGLPLAEDSFGSEMFVQMAYSAPAALLIIFLLLLMFFRQVKIILAPMVVALMSVVWAMGLLILTGNTVHIMSSMIPIFLIPISVLNSIHIISEFHDHYKRYKHKDATIRHSINELFVPMLFTSLTTVAGFISLALTPIPPVRVFGIFVAFGIVVAWFLSLTINPAIGMLISTKALRNFGQADDAHGILSRVMHAFRNLARRRAKTIIAVSGAVAVIAAVGLSLIEVNDNPVKWFKTSHPIRQADMVMNNHLAGTYMNYLVFEGEDDDAMKRPDVLNYMQSLQRDLEKDPIVGGTTGLTDIVKKVRYELFSADSSKAAIPDSQTEVAQMLFLFEMSGGDPDDLFKFVTNDYLKSNLWVQLRNGDNQSVQRVVDRADNFMAANPIPEGVQVHWAGLPYINIEWQKQMVTGMRSSLLSSYVVVFFMMIFLFRSLRWGIISMLPLSITIMAIYAFIGYIGKPYDMPVAVLSSLTLGLSIDFAIHFIQRIRMIYARTRSFNDAYHEIFEGAGRAISRNVMVIAIGFIPMMFSTLVPYITVGSFFLAIMVVSGLVTMLLLPALSVTMKKSLFPALEKEANHEPQASSSRAAV
- a CDS encoding outer membrane lipoprotein-sorting protein, with amino-acid sequence MRKASIYLVLALMAVVASSASASEQDANEIMKKSHLAYYYAGDDGMADVTMTLIDKKGKERNREFAMLRLDLEEGGNQDYYTYFRKPSDVSRLTFMVHKTAGGNDQRWIYVPAVDLVKPISADDKNSSFVGSDFSYEDVSGRHWNEDKHTFVREDQLDGKSVFVIESAPKVEYQGFAKKVSYIDQSNYLPLKEEYYDNKGELARVFTAEKIDTISGIPTVTIRSMENVKKGSKTIVDFSKISYNVGITDDVFTERYLKTPPREYVK
- a CDS encoding DUF2892 domain-containing protein; protein product: MSLENSIRLLAGALIMGSLVLYYYVSPYWLFLTAFVGLNLFQSSFTGLCPAEKIIKRVFYTKKAA
- the murQ gene encoding N-acetylmuramic acid 6-phosphate etherase, which codes for MSDYDELIKALGRLQTEQVNRNTINIDRLPALEIVRKISDEDKKVASAVEKRLAEIAAAAEIFAQTIAGAGRVFYIGAGTSGRLGVLDAAECPPTFGTDPKQIIGVISGGYDTLVLSKEGVEDSREAAVADLKSHNFASRDFLIGLAASRRTPYTVAGLQYAKAVGAKTAFIVCNTTSQLSDREPTPDILIELEVGPEVITGSTRMKSGTAQKMTLNMISTTAMVLLGKTYGNLMVDLQARSEKLAARSRKILMDLFEITSDRADQVLRQADGLVKVAVVMLKYECDAASARDKLNRANGFISKIE
- a CDS encoding heme-binding domain-containing protein; its protein translation is MSTANITRMIIATLMVFLLTAAGALWADAESEQTTSAPAPGQVDSIKDSVFSDINAEYLTIKPIFEKSCFDCHSQNTEYPWYHSLPLIGGMMDDHIKEGREHLDLSNDFPFTGKESLPELLDDIKKEIAEEKMPLWSYRLMHWGTLIEGAQQDSVFSWIERAKAAISPFFGDEKAAETSESKQEH